A region from the Lentimonas sp. CC4 genome encodes:
- a CDS encoding SAM-dependent methyltransferase, which produces MNGADKELWNQLQTSCANGAISYRDYIDLVLYADDCGYYTRDRGRVGRSPDRDFYTAESLGKIFARLVTTAAHDLLGAETAARSTFIEIAAEPGTELLSHVPAHPFADSRVIRQGDPIYADGPVVIFANEWLDALPFHRLIFSEGQWRERGVRLNGGHLEEVFLDVLTPEVAAIRERLPEQALEGYEIDLPLAAEAAVADLLAQDWTGMLLFFDYGKTWQALSTDCPMGTARTFQQHTQANDLLDQPGKKDITCDVCWDPLADLLTEKGLNSVTLETQESFLVQRAQRAAEAIISDTAGAFSPDRQTLMELIHPAHMGRRFQVLWGRRAN; this is translated from the coding sequence ATGAACGGGGCCGACAAAGAACTATGGAATCAACTCCAAACGAGCTGTGCCAACGGCGCGATCAGCTATCGCGACTATATTGACCTCGTCCTCTATGCGGATGACTGTGGCTACTATACGCGAGATCGTGGGCGTGTCGGCCGCAGCCCAGACCGCGATTTCTATACAGCTGAGAGTCTCGGCAAAATTTTTGCCCGACTCGTCACCACCGCCGCACACGACCTACTCGGCGCCGAGACAGCCGCGCGCTCGACTTTTATCGAGATCGCAGCCGAACCGGGCACAGAATTGCTGAGCCATGTGCCAGCGCATCCGTTCGCCGATAGTCGCGTGATTCGCCAAGGCGACCCGATCTACGCGGATGGCCCCGTCGTGATCTTTGCCAATGAGTGGCTGGATGCCCTGCCCTTTCACCGGCTGATCTTTAGCGAAGGACAATGGCGCGAACGCGGCGTGCGTCTCAATGGCGGGCACTTAGAAGAAGTATTCTTGGACGTGCTCACTCCAGAAGTCGCGGCGATCCGCGAGCGACTGCCAGAACAAGCGCTTGAAGGCTACGAGATAGATCTGCCGCTCGCAGCCGAGGCTGCAGTCGCCGACCTACTCGCCCAAGACTGGACGGGTATGTTGCTCTTCTTCGATTACGGCAAGACTTGGCAGGCTTTGTCCACGGACTGCCCCATGGGCACCGCACGCACCTTCCAGCAACACACCCAAGCGAACGATTTACTCGATCAGCCAGGAAAAAAAGACATCACCTGCGACGTCTGCTGGGATCCGCTCGCCGACTTATTGACCGAAAAAGGACTTAATTCCGTCACTCTTGAGACACAAGAATCCTTCCTAGTGCAACGCGCCCAACGCGCTGCAGAGGCGATCATCAGCGATACCGCGGGCGCTTTTAGCCCTGATCGTCAAACACTTATGGAGCTAATCCACCCCGCACACATGGGTCGCCGCTTTCAAGTGCTATGGGGACGACGAGCCAATTAA
- the rpmB gene encoding 50S ribosomal protein L28, translated as MSRICAITGKRPHKGGIIIRKGLTKKSGGIGTSLVKNTRRRFCPNVQRIRVKLPSGEVKRMWVSVKAIKAGLVTKA; from the coding sequence ATGTCACGAATTTGCGCAATCACAGGTAAACGCCCCCATAAAGGTGGTATCATCATCCGTAAGGGTCTCACCAAGAAGAGTGGTGGTATCGGAACAAGTCTTGTTAAGAACACACGACGTCGCTTCTGCCCAAATGTTCAACGCATCCGCGTTAAGCTCCCTAGCGGTGAAGTAAAGCGCATGTGGGTCTCCGTTAAGGCGATCAAGGCAGGCCTCGTTACAAAGGCATAG
- a CDS encoding adenylate/guanylate cyclase domain-containing protein → MASSIIRRHYPITDLTFRDFWDICSRFQTVNPEYKYVYFTVDGFDSFLVLDEPDVSKVLKKLKGKERRVRKYSARFYTSRTQHAEGYGVSELQYRPHTYERYLQGLNFYSDSVNKVDYYQFEEEITINYPFNENTEPEVEFGKPCEVLALIIDIRGFSLFCEAPSIESTYTCGLMSAFYHMVNRSLQRFPPDMTKFLGDGVLAIWETTPADREIAVNVALEAALSLRNQWKKLQDSPHFSHGAPKALGAGICFGLAGHLEVGDDYIGRPINIASRLCSVCPGDRVYVDRSVPNIPLHLKKEELVAHIKPYGRHNIWAFINKDA, encoded by the coding sequence ATGGCATCTTCCATCATACGGCGACATTACCCCATTACGGACCTCACCTTCCGGGACTTTTGGGATATCTGTAGTCGGTTCCAGACGGTCAATCCCGAATACAAATATGTCTATTTTACGGTGGATGGCTTCGACTCGTTCCTAGTGCTCGATGAGCCCGACGTGTCAAAAGTCCTTAAAAAGCTGAAAGGCAAAGAGCGCCGCGTCCGTAAATACTCCGCGCGTTTCTACACCAGCCGCACACAACACGCCGAAGGCTACGGTGTCTCCGAGCTGCAATATCGCCCACACACCTACGAGCGCTACCTCCAAGGACTCAACTTTTACAGCGATTCGGTCAACAAGGTCGACTACTACCAGTTCGAAGAAGAGATCACCATCAACTATCCCTTCAACGAGAACACCGAACCCGAAGTCGAATTTGGCAAGCCCTGCGAAGTGCTTGCGCTCATCATCGACATTCGCGGCTTCAGCCTTTTCTGCGAAGCGCCCAGCATTGAATCGACCTACACCTGTGGCCTCATGTCTGCCTTTTACCACATGGTGAATCGCTCGCTGCAACGCTTCCCACCCGATATGACCAAATTCCTCGGCGACGGTGTGCTTGCCATCTGGGAAACCACTCCAGCTGACCGAGAAATTGCCGTCAACGTTGCCCTCGAAGCAGCACTGAGCCTACGCAACCAATGGAAAAAGCTGCAAGACAGCCCACACTTTAGTCACGGTGCTCCTAAAGCACTCGGCGCAGGCATCTGTTTCGGCCTAGCAGGGCATCTCGAAGTCGGCGACGACTACATCGGCCGCCCCATTAACATCGCCAGCCGCCTCTGCAGCGTCTGCCCGGGCGATCGCGTCTATGTCGACCGCTCCGTGCCCAACATCCCACTTCACCTTAAGAAGGAAGAACTCGTCGCGCATATTAAACCCTATGGACGCCACAACATCTGGGCCTTCATCAATAAAGACGCCTGA
- the hrpA gene encoding ATP-dependent RNA helicase HrpA, giving the protein MPTLLKPTYTEDLPIHARREEIIRAIKENQIVVIAGETGSGKTTQIPKFLIDAGLGQRGLIGCTQPRRVAALSVAQRIAEELGVQYGHEVGAKIRFTDQTRKDTAIKVMTDGILLNEIQDDPMLRAYDAIIIDEAHERSLNIDFILGCLRQLADQRKDLKIVITSATIDTESFSKAFDGAPIIEVSGRMFPVDTHYRPFDENEGDLTFIEAASETINEILYDNRQGDILVFLPGERDIHELRRELEDSPARTCDILSLYGRMANADQQRIFHPQGRRRVILSTNIAETSLTVPGIRYVVDTGLARISRYSATSRTQRLPIEPIAQSSADQRKGRCGRVSNGVCYRLYSEQDFLGRPRFTTPEIHRSNLASVILRMLAFRLGDIRSFPFIDPPSDTAIRGGYRLLEELDAVYSDHRSDNEDDYRLTKLGLRLAKIPVDPTVARMLLQAHQENVLEDVLVIASGLSIQDPRERPAELKKEADEMQKRFVHKESDFLTILNIWNAYHDEMDRLTQAKLRKFCKQHFVSYQRMREWRDVHHQLERILKNLKLLPSGKGDERRTSNVERSTSNKKAKQPQNKSTQSSKLDVRRSKSPHSPLPTPHSSLGSEAATYAAIHRSILSGLLSNIAVKEEEHNYRGPRNRKALLFPGSGLFDHETAKKQRKASYAKKAKPKPAKTTAPAWIVCGEWMETSRLFARTAAKVQVQWIEDMAGDLLKLKHSEPFWSTKSAAALCKQRKVLFGLEIGRSNVSLSRIDPEQSTDIFVRNGLIELGIRERPKFIEHNTEVAARAESELARRRLGSGFAVEDRLYDFYRQRLDAVGSYAELRSFAKRKHKGSLDFLNASIDDLLPEEEQHDTTEAFPKSLAIGGSELPLRYRHEPGGEDDGVTLHVPLTQIGAIQQGTLDWAVPGHLEEKIESLLRGLPKQIRIQLHPLKERAAQLRQQLKPSARSLRDQLADTLREQYQINTYKDDWSKTEIPSYLQPRIQIENTKGDILADGRDLDTLRASLESTAKEVSTGSGLDAIPAWQKATAQYERENLNSWSFGDLPLEIDLSGDSGLPLKAYPALVKEGERVHLRLLPDAAAALEATRHGWPALATIVMGRDIAWLRNDLKDLKQLGALLLPLGNFDSIKASAWGHLQRHLFRCGEYLPLKESRFKKGLARADEERRGIVTQLCDQLRAHLDARQEINLLLEKKKTAKALVYPGMRAQMESISPADVLERYSFAELPHLTRFLKAMRLRAERAKDSIQRDIEKSKRIAPYETRSAALSKLAKTPAQQNEFKAYRILLEEFKVSVYAQELGTAQKASEKRLDKLADDLERKLK; this is encoded by the coding sequence ATGCCCACCCTCCTAAAGCCGACCTACACCGAAGACCTCCCGATCCATGCACGACGCGAGGAGATCATTCGCGCCATCAAGGAGAACCAGATCGTCGTCATCGCCGGTGAAACAGGCTCGGGTAAAACCACCCAAATCCCGAAATTCCTGATCGATGCCGGCCTCGGGCAACGCGGCCTAATCGGCTGCACCCAACCGCGCCGCGTCGCCGCCCTCTCCGTTGCGCAACGCATTGCCGAAGAGCTCGGCGTGCAATACGGGCACGAAGTCGGCGCCAAGATCCGCTTTACCGACCAGACCCGCAAAGATACGGCGATCAAGGTCATGACCGACGGCATCCTGCTCAATGAGATTCAGGACGACCCGATGCTGCGCGCCTACGACGCCATCATCATCGACGAAGCCCATGAGCGCAGCCTCAACATCGACTTCATCCTCGGCTGCCTACGCCAACTCGCCGATCAGCGCAAAGACCTCAAAATCGTCATTACCTCGGCCACCATCGATACCGAGAGCTTCTCCAAAGCCTTCGACGGCGCGCCCATCATCGAAGTCTCCGGCCGCATGTTTCCGGTCGACACGCACTACCGCCCCTTTGATGAGAACGAAGGCGACCTCACCTTCATCGAAGCCGCCTCCGAAACGATCAACGAGATCCTCTACGACAATCGCCAAGGCGACATCCTCGTCTTCCTCCCTGGTGAGCGCGATATCCACGAACTCCGCCGCGAACTCGAAGACAGCCCCGCCCGCACCTGCGACATTCTCTCACTCTACGGCCGCATGGCCAATGCCGACCAGCAGCGCATCTTCCACCCGCAAGGCCGACGCCGCGTCATTCTTTCGACCAATATTGCCGAGACCTCGCTCACCGTGCCTGGCATCCGCTACGTCGTCGACACTGGCCTCGCACGTATCAGCCGCTACAGCGCCACCTCCCGCACACAACGCCTACCAATCGAGCCCATCGCTCAATCCAGCGCTGATCAACGCAAAGGCCGCTGCGGCCGTGTCAGTAACGGTGTCTGCTACCGCCTCTACTCCGAGCAAGACTTCCTCGGACGCCCGCGTTTCACCACGCCGGAGATCCACCGCTCGAATCTCGCCTCCGTCATTCTCCGAATGCTGGCCTTCCGCCTAGGTGATATTCGTAGTTTCCCCTTCATTGATCCGCCGTCCGACACAGCCATCCGCGGCGGCTACCGACTCCTCGAAGAACTGGACGCCGTTTACAGCGACCACCGTAGCGACAACGAAGACGACTATCGCCTCACCAAGCTCGGTCTTCGACTCGCCAAGATCCCAGTCGACCCCACCGTCGCCCGCATGCTCCTTCAGGCGCACCAAGAAAATGTGCTCGAGGACGTGCTCGTCATCGCCTCCGGCCTCTCGATTCAAGACCCCCGCGAGCGCCCCGCCGAGCTAAAGAAAGAAGCCGACGAAATGCAAAAGCGCTTCGTTCACAAAGAGTCCGACTTCCTCACCATCCTCAACATTTGGAACGCCTACCACGACGAGATGGATCGCCTCACGCAGGCAAAGCTTCGCAAATTCTGCAAGCAGCACTTCGTCTCCTACCAACGCATGCGCGAATGGCGCGACGTGCACCATCAGCTAGAGAGGATTCTGAAGAACCTGAAGCTGCTTCCCTCTGGGAAGGGGGATGAACGTCGAACATCGAACGTCGAACGCTCAACTTCGAATAAGAAAGCGAAGCAGCCTCAGAACAAAAGCACTCAAAGTTCAAAGTTGGACGTTCGACGTTCGAAGTCCCCCCACTCTCCACTCCCAACTCCTCACTCCTCACTTGGCAGTGAAGCTGCCACCTACGCCGCAATCCACCGCTCCATTCTCTCCGGCTTACTCAGTAACATCGCGGTCAAAGAAGAGGAGCACAACTACCGCGGCCCGCGTAATCGCAAGGCACTCCTCTTTCCTGGCTCCGGACTCTTCGATCACGAAACCGCCAAGAAGCAACGTAAGGCCAGCTACGCCAAGAAAGCGAAGCCAAAGCCCGCCAAAACCACTGCCCCCGCATGGATCGTCTGCGGCGAATGGATGGAAACCAGCCGCCTCTTCGCCCGGACTGCCGCCAAGGTGCAAGTGCAATGGATCGAAGACATGGCCGGCGATCTGCTCAAACTCAAGCACTCCGAACCGTTCTGGAGCACCAAATCCGCTGCCGCGCTTTGCAAGCAACGCAAGGTGCTGTTCGGCCTAGAGATCGGCCGCAGTAATGTCAGCCTCAGTCGTATCGACCCCGAGCAATCGACCGACATCTTTGTCCGCAACGGCCTAATCGAGCTCGGCATTCGCGAGCGCCCGAAATTCATTGAGCACAACACCGAAGTCGCCGCGCGCGCCGAGTCCGAACTCGCCCGCCGCCGCCTAGGCTCTGGCTTCGCAGTCGAAGACCGGCTCTACGATTTCTATCGCCAACGCCTCGACGCCGTCGGCTCCTATGCCGAACTGCGCAGCTTCGCGAAACGTAAACACAAAGGCAGCCTCGATTTCCTCAACGCCTCCATCGACGACCTACTCCCAGAAGAGGAGCAACACGACACCACCGAAGCATTTCCGAAATCGCTCGCCATCGGCGGCAGCGAATTGCCGCTGCGCTATCGTCACGAACCCGGCGGTGAGGACGACGGCGTGACCCTGCACGTGCCACTCACACAGATCGGCGCGATTCAGCAAGGCACCCTCGACTGGGCAGTGCCTGGCCATTTAGAAGAAAAGATCGAGAGCCTACTACGCGGCCTGCCCAAGCAAATCCGCATACAGCTCCACCCGCTCAAAGAACGCGCCGCGCAACTCCGCCAACAGCTCAAGCCGTCCGCCCGTTCACTGCGCGATCAACTCGCCGACACCCTCCGCGAGCAATACCAGATCAACACTTATAAGGACGACTGGTCGAAGACCGAAATCCCCAGCTATCTGCAACCACGTATTCAAATTGAGAATACAAAAGGTGACATCCTCGCCGACGGCCGTGACCTCGACACACTGCGCGCCAGCCTCGAGAGCACAGCAAAGGAAGTCTCCACCGGCAGCGGCCTCGACGCCATCCCCGCGTGGCAAAAAGCCACAGCCCAATACGAACGCGAAAATTTAAATAGTTGGAGCTTCGGCGACCTACCACTGGAAATCGATCTCAGCGGCGACTCCGGCCTTCCGCTCAAAGCGTATCCAGCGCTCGTTAAAGAAGGCGAACGCGTGCACCTGCGCCTCTTGCCTGATGCCGCCGCCGCACTCGAAGCCACCCGTCACGGATGGCCCGCACTTGCCACCATCGTCATGGGCCGCGACATCGCATGGCTGCGCAACGATCTCAAAGATCTCAAGCAACTCGGTGCCCTACTGCTACCACTCGGCAACTTTGACAGCATCAAAGCCAGCGCATGGGGACACCTACAACGCCACCTATTCCGCTGCGGCGAATATTTGCCACTCAAAGAATCACGCTTCAAAAAAGGCCTCGCCCGCGCAGACGAAGAGCGTCGCGGCATCGTCACCCAACTCTGCGATCAATTACGCGCGCACCTAGACGCCCGCCAGGAAATCAACCTGCTACTAGAGAAAAAGAAGACCGCCAAAGCCTTAGTCTATCCAGGCATGCGCGCGCAGATGGAAAGCATCTCACCCGCAGATGTCTTGGAGCGCTACAGCTTCGCCGAGCTTCCTCACCTCACCCGCTTTTTAAAAGCCATGCGCCTACGCGCCGAGCGCGCCAAAGACAGCATCCAGCGCGACATCGAAAAGTCCAAACGCATCGCACCCTACGAAACCCGCAGCGCAGCACTCAGCAAACTAGCCAAGACCCCAGCCCAGCAAAACGAGTTCAAAGCGTATCGTATACTATTGGAAGAATTCAAGGTCTCGGTGTATGCCCAAGAACTAGGCACTGCCCAAAAGGCCTCCGAAAAGCGCCTAGACAAACTAGCCGACGACCTCGAACGGAAATTGAAGTAA